Proteins from a genomic interval of Nitrosomonas sp.:
- a CDS encoding exo-alpha-sialidase translates to MFRLIKTMASSTGLFLICMLAFLPSINGQAQAWIIDNPAEKGARLPRLVTVPDGSVLLSWVETTHAGKKDEHHALKYALRNKGQWVRTGVVTKGSNWFINWADFPSVVAIDAHFWVAHWLVKSPGGRSYDYDIHLSISTDAGLSWQSAVKPHRDGVAAEHGFVSIFPVGGSAGIIWLDGRDYQTGGMGKFALRYTKLDRDGTLHAEEVIDDDTCTCCWTAATTSITGPVIAWRSRRAGHVRDHHMARMEEGKWLKPVKLGQDNWVIDACPVNGPGLIANDNQVVSAWFTAANNRPTVRAALSHDGGKHFSGPLEVDASQPLGRISLAWLDKKTAVIAWLGAINKISKRSPLILRALSIDGTLHPTLKLLDIDPGRATGVPQMVRASDGELILAWTAPAPEYGLRTLVLPVGVLKN, encoded by the coding sequence ATGTTTCGACTGATCAAAACCATGGCATCCAGTACAGGCTTGTTTCTGATTTGCATGCTGGCTTTTCTGCCGTCAATAAATGGCCAGGCACAGGCTTGGATAATCGACAATCCTGCGGAAAAAGGAGCGAGACTGCCGCGCCTTGTGACCGTGCCCGATGGTTCAGTGTTGCTAAGCTGGGTGGAAACGACTCATGCTGGGAAAAAAGATGAGCATCATGCACTCAAGTATGCACTCCGCAATAAGGGGCAGTGGGTCAGAACTGGCGTGGTGACAAAGGGGAGTAACTGGTTTATCAACTGGGCAGATTTTCCATCGGTCGTGGCAATAGATGCCCATTTTTGGGTAGCGCACTGGCTGGTTAAATCTCCCGGGGGGCGCAGTTATGATTACGATATTCACCTATCCATTTCAACTGACGCAGGGCTGAGCTGGCAATCCGCAGTCAAACCGCATCGTGACGGCGTCGCGGCTGAACATGGGTTCGTATCAATTTTTCCAGTTGGGGGCAGTGCGGGCATCATCTGGCTGGATGGCCGTGACTATCAGACGGGTGGCATGGGTAAATTTGCGCTGCGCTATACGAAGCTTGACCGGGACGGCACTCTGCATGCTGAGGAAGTGATCGACGATGACACCTGCACCTGTTGCTGGACGGCAGCGACAACGTCAATAACCGGCCCGGTCATTGCGTGGCGTAGTCGGCGTGCTGGTCATGTCCGTGATCATCATATGGCACGCATGGAAGAGGGAAAGTGGTTAAAACCCGTTAAGCTTGGCCAGGATAACTGGGTAATCGATGCTTGCCCGGTCAATGGCCCCGGATTAATTGCCAATGACAATCAGGTGGTATCGGCGTGGTTTACGGCAGCAAATAACCGGCCAACAGTACGTGCGGCGCTTTCCCATGATGGTGGTAAACATTTTTCCGGGCCGCTTGAGGTAGATGCCAGCCAGCCATTGGGGCGGATCAGTCTTGCCTGGTTAGATAAAAAAACTGCTGTGATTGCCTGGTTGGGTGCAATCAATAAAATCAGCAAACGATCTCCGCTTATACTGCGTGCACTCTCAATTGATGGCACGCTTCATCCCACACTCAAATTGCTGGATATCGATCCGGGGCGCGCAACCGGCGTGCCACAGATGGTGCGCGCCAGCGATGGTGAGCTCATACTGGCCTGGACGGCGCCCGCGCCGGAATATGGCCTACGTACTTTGGTTCTGCCTGTTGGTGTACTGAAGAATTAA
- a CDS encoding DsrE family protein, protein MNFDKKYLVFLLSLLVFMLCFGNAQAMNPNKRQSIVVKLNSFDAANWEDPVAGGHNWQSVCMAMGITDHVLGRKLGPRYANEVTLFLNLSAVELADTVDVPDLSIFTCSSGKNLQQYWDDLISKGVSIMVCPGCAVIGGVTPDIVREGAHMGNMPSVQQLFLRADKVIDF, encoded by the coding sequence ATGAATTTCGACAAAAAGTATCTGGTCTTTCTGTTATCCCTGCTTGTGTTCATGTTATGTTTTGGCAATGCACAGGCAATGAATCCAAATAAACGGCAGAGTATAGTCGTCAAGCTGAATTCGTTTGATGCCGCCAATTGGGAAGATCCCGTGGCGGGTGGACACAACTGGCAATCAGTTTGTATGGCAATGGGAATAACCGATCATGTACTTGGCAGGAAACTGGGACCGAGATATGCCAATGAAGTGACGCTTTTCCTGAATCTGAGTGCAGTGGAGCTGGCGGATACAGTTGATGTGCCTGATCTTTCCATTTTCACCTGTTCGAGTGGAAAGAATCTGCAACAGTATTGGGATGATCTGATCAGTAAAGGTGTTTCCATCATGGTTTGCCCAGGATGCGCTGTGATTGGCGGCGTTACGCCTGATATCGTGCGCGAGGGTGCGCATATGGGCAATATGCCAAGCGTACAGCAGCTCTTCTTGCGCGCAGATAAAGTGATTGATTTTTAA